A window of the Rhizobium brockwellii genome harbors these coding sequences:
- the tatB gene encoding Sec-independent protein translocase protein TatB, producing the protein MFDIGWTELLVIAVVLIVVVGPKDLPPMLRAFGKMTQRARKVAGDFRAQFDEALREAELDDVRQTISDAQKLNPVNSLREAMNPLRQMGNEIKADLQKATTVTENKTEVPADAVAAPTPSMSLPETPPLVATPTPSEPVAAAIVQADTVVAKPKAVRKPRVKIADNVDAAAAVAVPVEKPKRTTAAKKPATPKKPAQTKKDEA; encoded by the coding sequence ATGTTCGATATTGGCTGGACCGAGCTTTTGGTCATCGCGGTCGTACTGATCGTGGTCGTCGGTCCCAAGGATTTGCCGCCGATGCTGCGCGCTTTCGGCAAGATGACGCAACGCGCCCGCAAGGTGGCGGGTGACTTCCGTGCGCAGTTCGATGAAGCGTTGCGCGAAGCTGAGCTTGACGATGTCCGCCAGACGATCAGCGACGCCCAGAAGCTCAACCCGGTCAACAGCCTGCGCGAGGCGATGAACCCGCTCCGCCAGATGGGCAACGAGATCAAGGCCGACCTGCAGAAGGCGACCACGGTCACGGAAAACAAGACCGAGGTGCCAGCCGATGCTGTTGCAGCCCCGACGCCGTCGATGAGCCTGCCGGAAACGCCGCCATTGGTAGCGACACCTACGCCGTCGGAACCGGTAGCAGCAGCGATCGTGCAGGCCGATACGGTTGTCGCCAAGCCTAAGGCCGTGCGCAAGCCGCGCGTCAAGATTGCCGACAACGTCGATGCTGCGGCTGCCGTTGCCGTGCCTGTGGAAAAACCGAAACGCACGACGGCAGCCAAGAAGCCTGCAACGCCAAAGAAGCCGGCGCAGACGAAGAAGGACGAGGCATGA
- the tatC gene encoding twin-arginine translocase subunit TatC yields MSGDIEDKPQPLIEHLMELRTRLMWSIGAFFVAFIACFFFAKHLFNYLVIPYKTAVVWAHLDVEKAQLIYTAPQEFFFTQVKVAMFGGLVVAFPIIAAQVYKFVAPGLYKNERQAFLPFLIASPVLFLMGGALVYFFFTPMVMWFFLSMQQAPGHDEIAISLMPKVSEYLSLIMTLVFSFGLVFQLPVVTTLLARVGLLTSQWLAEKRKFAIVLAFVVAAVLTPPDPMSQIGLAIPTILLYEISIHAARLVERQRARQAVEKETGSADVAKTDSV; encoded by the coding sequence ATGAGCGGTGATATAGAAGACAAGCCGCAGCCGTTGATCGAGCACCTGATGGAGCTGCGCACGCGGCTGATGTGGTCGATCGGCGCGTTTTTCGTCGCCTTCATCGCATGCTTCTTTTTTGCCAAGCATCTCTTCAACTACCTGGTCATTCCCTACAAGACAGCCGTCGTATGGGCGCATCTCGACGTCGAGAAAGCCCAGCTCATCTACACCGCGCCGCAGGAATTCTTCTTCACCCAGGTCAAGGTGGCGATGTTCGGCGGCCTTGTGGTCGCCTTCCCGATCATTGCCGCCCAGGTCTACAAGTTCGTGGCGCCGGGTCTGTACAAGAACGAGCGCCAGGCTTTCCTGCCGTTCCTGATCGCCTCGCCGGTCCTGTTCCTGATGGGCGGCGCGCTCGTCTATTTCTTCTTCACGCCAATGGTCATGTGGTTCTTCCTGTCGATGCAGCAGGCGCCAGGTCATGACGAGATAGCAATCTCGCTGATGCCGAAGGTCTCGGAATATCTGAGCCTGATCATGACGCTGGTCTTCTCCTTCGGCCTCGTGTTCCAGCTTCCCGTCGTCACCACGCTGCTCGCCCGTGTCGGTCTTCTGACGTCGCAATGGCTCGCCGAAAAGCGCAAGTTTGCCATCGTCCTCGCCTTTGTCGTCGCCGCCGTGCTAACGCCGCCGGATCCGATGTCCCAGATCGGCCTTGCGATACCGACGATCCTTCTCTACGAGATTTCCATCCATGCGGCGCGACTCGTGGAGCGGCAGCGTGCCCGGCAGGCGGTCGAAAAGGAAACTGGATCCGCAGACGTTGCCAAGACGGACAGCGTCTGA
- the serS gene encoding serine--tRNA ligase yields MLDIKWIRENPEALDAALAKRGAEPLAQSLVALDEKRRSAVQKAQDLLSRRNLASKEIGAAMAQKNGELAEKLKAEVSELKTLLPAIEEEDRQLTAELNDALSRIPNIPFDDVPVGKDEHDNVVTRTVGEKPRWNHAPKEHFEIGEALGYMDFERAAKLSGSRFTVLTGPLARLERALGQFMIDLHTSEHGYTEVSSPLMVRDEAVYGTAQLPKFADDLFRTTDGRWLIPTAEVTLTNLVREEILDQEKLPLRFTALTPSFRSEAGSAGRDTRGMLRQHQFWKCELVSITDAESAVAEHERMTACAEEVLKRLGLHFRTMTLCTGDMGFGSRKTYDLEVWLPGQNAFREISSCSVCGDFQGRRMNARYRGKDDKSNRFVHTLNGSGTAVGRCLIAVLENYLNEDGSVTIPDVLLPYMGGLTKIERAA; encoded by the coding sequence ATGCTCGATATCAAATGGATCCGTGAGAATCCCGAAGCGCTCGATGCCGCCCTTGCCAAGCGCGGCGCGGAGCCTCTGGCCCAAAGTCTCGTTGCTCTCGATGAAAAGCGCCGCTCCGCCGTGCAGAAGGCACAGGACTTGCTGTCCCGCCGCAACCTCGCCTCCAAGGAGATCGGTGCGGCGATGGCCCAGAAGAATGGCGAGCTTGCCGAGAAGCTGAAGGCGGAGGTCTCTGAACTCAAGACCCTGCTGCCGGCGATCGAGGAAGAGGACCGGCAGCTGACGGCCGAACTCAACGACGCGCTCTCGCGCATCCCGAACATACCTTTCGACGACGTCCCGGTCGGCAAGGACGAGCATGACAATGTCGTCACCCGCACCGTCGGCGAAAAGCCGCGCTGGAACCACGCGCCGAAGGAGCACTTCGAAATCGGCGAGGCGCTCGGCTATATGGATTTCGAGCGCGCAGCCAAGCTCTCCGGCTCGCGCTTCACGGTGCTGACTGGACCGCTCGCCAGGCTCGAGCGCGCGCTCGGCCAGTTCATGATCGATCTCCACACCAGCGAGCACGGCTATACCGAAGTCAGCTCGCCGCTGATGGTGCGCGACGAGGCCGTTTATGGCACCGCCCAGCTGCCGAAATTCGCCGACGATCTCTTCAGGACGACTGATGGACGCTGGTTGATCCCGACGGCCGAAGTGACGCTGACCAATCTCGTGCGCGAGGAAATCCTCGATCAGGAGAAGCTGCCGCTCCGCTTCACCGCATTGACGCCGTCCTTCCGTTCGGAAGCAGGCTCGGCCGGCCGCGATACGCGCGGCATGCTGCGCCAGCATCAGTTCTGGAAATGCGAGCTCGTTTCGATCACCGATGCCGAGAGCGCCGTTGCCGAGCATGAACGCATGACCGCCTGCGCCGAGGAAGTGCTGAAACGCCTCGGCCTGCACTTCCGAACCATGACGCTTTGCACCGGCGACATGGGCTTCGGCTCGCGCAAGACTTACGATCTCGAAGTCTGGCTGCCGGGGCAGAATGCCTTCCGTGAAATCTCCTCCTGCTCGGTCTGCGGCGATTTTCAGGGCCGGCGAATGAATGCGCGCTACCGCGGCAAGGACGACAAGAGCAACAGGTTCGTCCATACGCTGAACGGTTCCGGCACGGCCGTCGGCCGCTGCCTGATCGCTGTCCTTGAAAATTATCTGAACGAGGACGGTTCCGTCACGATTCCGGACGTTTTGCTGCCTTATATGGGCGGATTGACCAAGATCGAACGGGCGGCTTGA
- the surE gene encoding 5'/3'-nucleotidase SurE — MRILLTNDDGIHAEGLAALERIARTLSDDVWIVAPETDQSGLAHSLSLSEPLRLRKISEKHFALRGTPTDCVIMGIRQVMDIKPDLVLSGVNSGSNVADDVTYSGTIAGAIEGTMQGVRSFALSQAYLYEDGARIVPWEVCETHAPALLEKLMVLDLPEGTFLNLNFPNCRPDAVNGAEVTMQGKLAFNLQVDARSDGRGFPYYWLKFGERAGAFVEGTDIHALKHNKISVTPLKLDLTDYSVTDRVARALGYGAQV; from the coding sequence ATGCGCATCCTGCTTACGAATGACGACGGCATTCACGCCGAAGGCCTTGCCGCGCTGGAGCGGATCGCACGCACGCTGTCCGACGATGTCTGGATTGTCGCGCCCGAGACCGACCAGAGCGGCCTTGCCCATTCGCTGAGCCTCTCCGAACCTCTGCGGCTGCGCAAGATTTCCGAAAAGCATTTCGCCCTGCGCGGCACGCCGACCGATTGCGTCATCATGGGTATCAGGCAGGTGATGGACATCAAGCCGGATCTGGTCCTGTCCGGCGTCAATTCAGGCTCGAACGTTGCCGACGACGTGACCTATTCCGGCACGATCGCCGGCGCCATCGAAGGCACCATGCAGGGCGTGCGCTCGTTTGCGCTGAGCCAGGCCTATCTCTATGAGGATGGCGCGCGCATCGTGCCCTGGGAGGTCTGCGAGACGCATGCACCGGCTCTTCTGGAAAAGCTGATGGTCCTGGACCTGCCGGAGGGTACGTTCCTCAATCTCAACTTCCCGAACTGCCGTCCCGACGCAGTCAATGGCGCCGAGGTGACCATGCAGGGCAAGCTCGCCTTCAACCTGCAGGTCGACGCCCGCTCCGACGGCCGGGGGTTTCCTTATTACTGGCTGAAGTTTGGCGAACGCGCCGGCGCCTTCGTTGAAGGCACCGATATTCACGCCCTAAAGCATAATAAGATTTCGGTAACGCCTTTGAAACTGGATTTGACCGATTATTCCGTGACGGACCGCGTGGCGCGGGCCTTGGGATACGGAGCACAAGTTTGA
- a CDS encoding protein-L-isoaspartate(D-aspartate) O-methyltransferase, which translates to MTARLAEKEGFAALVLRLRAEGISDLDLLTAVEQTQRSLFVPPQFADEAYSSRTIPIECGSFLEGIDFAVRILHHLKLKPGQRVLEIGTGSGFTAAVMGRMAERVLSIDRYKTLTTAAQRRMESLGLRSVIIRHADGSAGMQGEGTFDRILVTAAFNAMPRFYTDQLVSGGSMIAPLMISENECRMVRLTKTGSRFEREELFEAPYLPIVPRLASLL; encoded by the coding sequence TTGACGGCAAGACTGGCGGAGAAGGAGGGCTTTGCTGCGCTTGTCCTTAGATTGCGTGCTGAAGGCATCTCCGACCTCGATCTGCTGACGGCGGTCGAGCAGACGCAGCGCTCGTTGTTCGTGCCGCCGCAATTCGCCGACGAAGCCTATTCGAGTCGGACGATCCCGATCGAATGCGGCTCCTTCCTCGAAGGCATCGATTTTGCCGTCCGCATCCTGCATCACTTAAAACTCAAGCCCGGCCAGCGCGTCCTGGAGATCGGCACCGGAAGCGGCTTTACCGCCGCCGTCATGGGCCGCATGGCCGAGCGTGTCCTGTCCATCGACCGCTACAAGACGCTGACGACGGCAGCGCAGCGGCGCATGGAATCGCTTGGTCTGCGCAGCGTCATCATTCGCCATGCCGACGGCAGTGCCGGCATGCAGGGTGAGGGCACCTTCGACCGCATCCTGGTGACGGCGGCCTTCAACGCGATGCCGCGCTTTTATACCGACCAGCTCGTTTCCGGCGGCTCGATGATCGCGCCGCTCATGATTTCCGAGAACGAGTGTCGCATGGTGCGGCTGACGAAAACCGGCAGCCGTTTCGAACGCGAGGAACTGTTCGAAGCACCCTATCTGCCGATCGTTCCGCGTCTTGCTTCGCTGTTATAG
- a CDS encoding M23 family metallopeptidase, giving the protein MRFSLSPKFGKSAGNLLVVGLLASAATGCSSDVTRFGGLFSSSGQDQITTSSIPRRNMNGSQGDPVPRADLSGSAVASQSGYGGGNDALNQPYPARQGYDPTRTSSSSARLASAPVSVQRSELAAPSAVAPSRQREKEVALAQPFPTAPQAERPRLVAPTAPKMTPDTLTTGATPKVSGWSATNAPSVTLRPGESIATLSRRFGVPEKEILRVNALKTASAAQPGQAILIPTFNGGNAAKAASQAADLSKPGKMPEAPKAPEQNVAVVPGANSARDKTLASADVTGKLPTGAGKDPKAPAGTYVVKQGDSLAKIAKATGSNVDDLKAANNLSASSLRIGQALKIPNGTADNIKTASIPAEKVDPKPTQPAAAQQTASAQPAPYKAPAATQTVDDAEKKSDVSSAAPESTGIGKYRWPVRGQVIASYGANVNGNRNDGIDISVPQGTPIKAAENGVVIYAGNGLKELGNTVLVRHDDGTVTVYGNADTLSVTRGQKIQRGQTVAVSGMSGDVKQPQVHFEVRKDASPVNPMTFLE; this is encoded by the coding sequence ATGCGTTTCAGTCTTTCGCCAAAGTTCGGGAAGTCGGCCGGTAATCTTCTGGTTGTTGGCCTGCTGGCAAGTGCCGCAACGGGCTGCAGTTCCGATGTGACACGGTTTGGCGGCTTGTTTTCCTCCTCCGGGCAGGACCAGATCACCACAAGTTCCATTCCGCGCAGGAATATGAACGGTTCTCAGGGCGATCCGGTGCCGCGTGCCGATCTTAGCGGTTCGGCCGTTGCCAGCCAGTCGGGCTACGGCGGTGGCAATGATGCACTGAACCAGCCTTATCCCGCCCGCCAGGGTTACGATCCGACCCGCACATCGAGCTCGAGCGCACGTCTCGCTTCCGCACCGGTCTCGGTGCAGCGTTCCGAGCTGGCCGCGCCGTCGGCTGTTGCCCCGTCTCGGCAGCGGGAAAAGGAAGTCGCGCTCGCCCAACCTTTCCCGACTGCGCCGCAGGCCGAAAGGCCGCGATTGGTGGCGCCAACTGCGCCGAAGATGACGCCCGATACGCTGACAACAGGCGCGACGCCGAAGGTTTCCGGCTGGTCCGCGACCAACGCTCCGTCGGTGACGCTGCGTCCGGGTGAAAGCATCGCCACCCTCTCCAGGCGTTTTGGCGTACCGGAAAAGGAAATCCTGCGCGTCAATGCCCTGAAAACGGCATCTGCCGCTCAGCCCGGCCAGGCGATCCTGATCCCGACATTCAACGGCGGCAATGCCGCCAAGGCGGCATCGCAGGCGGCTGACCTTTCAAAGCCTGGCAAGATGCCGGAGGCGCCGAAGGCGCCTGAGCAGAACGTTGCCGTCGTTCCGGGCGCCAATTCCGCCCGCGACAAGACGCTGGCGAGTGCCGATGTCACCGGTAAACTTCCCACCGGCGCCGGCAAGGATCCGAAGGCGCCTGCCGGCACCTATGTCGTCAAGCAAGGCGATTCCCTGGCAAAGATTGCCAAGGCGACCGGCAGCAATGTCGACGACCTCAAGGCCGCCAACAATCTTTCGGCCAGCTCGCTCCGCATCGGTCAGGCTCTGAAGATCCCGAACGGCACCGCCGACAATATCAAGACCGCCTCGATCCCGGCCGAGAAGGTCGATCCGAAGCCGACCCAGCCGGCAGCTGCCCAGCAGACGGCTTCCGCGCAGCCCGCGCCCTATAAGGCACCGGCCGCCACCCAGACCGTCGACGATGCCGAGAAGAAGTCGGACGTCAGCTCCGCCGCGCCGGAATCGACCGGCATCGGCAAATACCGTTGGCCGGTGCGCGGCCAGGTCATTGCTTCATACGGCGCCAACGTCAACGGCAACCGCAATGACGGCATCGACATCTCGGTGCCGCAGGGCACGCCGATCAAGGCTGCCGAAAACGGCGTCGTCATTTATGCCGGCAACGGCCTGAAGGAACTCGGCAACACGGTTCTCGTCCGTCACGACGACGGCACCGTCACCGTCTACGGCAACGCCGATACGCTGAGCGTCACCCGCGGCCAGAAGATCCAACGCGGCCAGACGGTTGCCGTCTCCGGCATGAGCGGCGACGTCAAGCAGCCGCAGGTCCATTTCGAGGTGCGCAAGGACGCGTCCCCGGTCAACCCGATGACTTTCCTGGAATAG
- a CDS encoding ATP-binding protein has protein sequence MTEEINTALLAELRRLSDAVERLAGPAPAVNDWDAADCFVWAPLRQHLQPVKRPNRVALKLIRGVDHVRDILHENTVRFAEGYAANNVLLWGARGMGKSSLVKAVHEDVRRESSVSLKLVEVHREDISSLPYLLDLLKDTPYRVIVFCDDLSFDHDDTAYKSLKAALDGGVEGRPDNVLFYATSNRRHLLPRHMMENEQSTAINPSEAVEEKVSLSDRFGLWLGFHKCSQEDYLGMIDGYADHFKLGLERDKMHAEALEWATTRGARSGRVAWQYIQDLAGRMRVHIDRA, from the coding sequence ATGACCGAGGAAATCAACACAGCCCTGCTTGCCGAACTGAGACGGCTCTCCGACGCCGTCGAGCGTCTTGCCGGACCGGCACCCGCCGTCAACGACTGGGATGCCGCCGACTGTTTCGTCTGGGCGCCATTGCGCCAGCATCTGCAGCCGGTCAAGAGGCCGAACCGGGTGGCTTTGAAGCTCATCCGCGGTGTCGATCACGTACGCGACATCCTGCATGAGAATACGGTGCGTTTCGCCGAGGGCTATGCCGCCAACAATGTGCTGCTCTGGGGCGCGCGCGGCATGGGCAAATCCTCGCTGGTCAAGGCCGTGCACGAGGATGTCAGGCGCGAAAGCAGCGTCTCGCTGAAACTGGTCGAAGTCCATCGTGAGGATATATCCAGCCTTCCCTATCTGCTCGACCTCCTGAAGGACACGCCCTACCGCGTGATCGTCTTCTGCGACGATCTCTCCTTCGATCACGACGACACCGCCTACAAGTCGCTGAAAGCGGCACTCGACGGCGGCGTCGAAGGGCGGCCGGACAATGTGCTCTTCTACGCCACCTCCAACCGGCGCCATCTGCTGCCGCGCCACATGATGGAAAATGAGCAATCGACCGCGATCAATCCGTCGGAGGCGGTCGAGGAAAAGGTTTCGCTTTCCGACCGCTTCGGCCTCTGGCTCGGCTTCCACAAATGCAGCCAGGAGGATTATCTCGGCATGATCGACGGCTATGCCGATCACTTCAAGCTCGGGCTCGAACGCGACAAGATGCATGCCGAGGCGCTGGAATGGGCAACGACGCGCGGCGCGCGCTCCGGCCGCGTCGCCTGGCAGTATATTCAGGACCTGGCTGGGCGCATGCGGGTTCACATCGACCGGGCCTGA
- the yajC gene encoding preprotein translocase subunit YajC yields MFITPAFAQSATDTATGFGGSGFEMIILFVPLMVVWYFLLIRPQRAQAKKREETLKAIRRGDQVVTGGGLVGKVTKVVDEKEVEVEIADGVRVRIVRSGISEIRVKGEPVKADAA; encoded by the coding sequence ATGTTCATCACCCCGGCATTCGCCCAGAGCGCGACCGATACCGCAACGGGATTCGGCGGCTCCGGTTTCGAAATGATCATCCTGTTCGTGCCGCTGATGGTCGTCTGGTACTTCCTGCTGATCCGTCCGCAGCGCGCGCAGGCAAAAAAACGTGAGGAGACCCTGAAGGCGATCCGTCGCGGCGACCAGGTCGTCACCGGCGGCGGTCTCGTTGGCAAGGTCACCAAGGTCGTCGACGAAAAGGAAGTCGAAGTCGAGATTGCTGACGGCGTGCGCGTGCGCATCGTCCGTAGCGGCATCTCCGAAATTCGCGTCAAGGGTGAACCGGTCAAGGCCGACGCGGCGTAA
- the secDF gene encoding protein translocase subunit SecDF: MLHFSRWKTLLIWLAAFAAIVIAAPNLLTEAQRSSLPDWLRHDRVVLGLDLQGGSHIVLKVERSDIVKDRLEELVANVRNALRGASIRYTGLTGNDQTVTVRITDPAQTQAAVDLLKPLTTADGHSGSEVTLQQGEEGQLSLQISDAGITADVASARTRSLDIVGRRIAGFGYDNFLVRPDGADRIVLQVLGSVDAERLKNLLNQPAKLSFHLIDESMSGQEALNGRWPATSQVLYSLDDPPVPYLVDRTAFITGSNMVDTEPVVDQQTQDTSIAYRLDAEGTQRLAQATGQNIGKHLAIVFDDQVMSSPVIDAAITGGEGRISANFSEEGVRDLAIMLRAGALPATLTSVEERSVSPRFGADSIFNGIVAGLVAVVLVAALMTALYRILGIIAVASLFLNLILIVAVLSLAGATLTLPGIAGMVLIVGMAVDSNVLIYERIREEEKTTHSFAEAVGRGFSRAFATIVDANVTIFIAAIILFFLGSESIRGFAVTLAVGILTTVFTAFTLTRSIVAVWLSARHPRHLPKSVLTHLFEHANIRFMGIRRYVFTASAVISLIAMAAFATVGLHLGIDFTGGSLIEVTAKQGNAEIADIHSRLNDLNLGDVSVERTGGPANARIRIASQGGGENAEQSAATLVRGELQEDYDFRRVEVVGPAISGELTMMATLGVLAALAAILIYIWVRFEWQFAVGAIVATLHDVIIMLGLFVLSGIEFNLTSIAAVLTVVGYSLNDTVVVYDRMRENLKRYKKMPLPILIDASINQTLSRTVLTAATTLIALLALFLFGGEVIRSFTFAMLFGVALGTFSSIYIAAPVLIVFRLRPKAPDGEESNKTDAGVKSGTVV; encoded by the coding sequence ATGTTGCATTTTTCCCGCTGGAAAACACTTCTGATTTGGCTGGCCGCGTTTGCGGCCATCGTCATCGCTGCGCCCAATCTTCTGACTGAGGCGCAGCGATCCTCCCTGCCGGACTGGTTGCGGCACGACCGCGTAGTGCTTGGTCTCGACCTGCAGGGCGGCTCGCATATCGTTCTGAAGGTCGAGCGTTCCGATATCGTCAAGGACCGCCTGGAAGAGCTGGTCGCCAATGTGCGCAATGCGCTGCGCGGCGCCAGCATCCGCTATACCGGGCTGACCGGCAATGACCAGACCGTCACCGTCCGCATCACCGATCCGGCCCAGACACAGGCGGCGGTCGATCTCCTGAAGCCTTTGACGACGGCCGACGGACATTCCGGATCTGAGGTCACGCTGCAGCAGGGCGAAGAGGGGCAGCTTTCACTGCAGATTTCCGACGCCGGTATTACTGCTGACGTTGCTTCCGCCCGGACCCGCTCACTCGATATCGTTGGCCGCCGCATCGCCGGATTCGGCTATGACAATTTCCTCGTTCGGCCCGATGGCGCCGACCGGATCGTCCTGCAGGTGCTGGGATCGGTCGATGCGGAGCGGCTGAAGAACCTCCTCAACCAGCCGGCCAAGCTTTCCTTTCATCTGATCGACGAAAGCATGTCGGGGCAGGAGGCGCTGAACGGCCGCTGGCCCGCGACATCGCAGGTGCTCTATTCGCTTGATGATCCGCCGGTACCGTACCTCGTCGACCGCACGGCTTTCATCACCGGCAGCAACATGGTCGATACCGAGCCTGTCGTCGATCAACAGACGCAGGATACCTCGATTGCCTATCGTCTCGATGCGGAAGGCACGCAGCGGCTGGCGCAGGCGACGGGGCAGAATATCGGCAAGCATCTTGCCATCGTCTTCGACGACCAGGTGATGTCGTCACCGGTCATCGATGCGGCGATCACCGGCGGCGAGGGCCGGATTTCCGCAAACTTCTCCGAGGAGGGCGTCCGCGACCTTGCGATCATGCTGCGCGCCGGCGCCTTGCCGGCGACGCTGACCAGCGTCGAGGAACGCAGCGTCAGCCCGAGATTCGGCGCCGATTCCATCTTCAACGGCATCGTTGCCGGCCTCGTCGCCGTCGTATTGGTCGCGGCGCTGATGACCGCGCTCTATCGCATCCTCGGCATCATCGCCGTCGCCTCGCTCTTCCTCAACCTGATCCTCATCGTCGCGGTGCTCAGCCTTGCCGGCGCGACGCTCACCTTGCCCGGGATTGCCGGCATGGTGCTGATTGTCGGCATGGCCGTCGACTCGAACGTTTTGATCTACGAGCGAATCCGCGAAGAGGAGAAGACCACCCATTCCTTTGCGGAGGCCGTCGGCCGCGGTTTCTCGCGCGCATTCGCAACGATCGTCGACGCCAACGTGACGATTTTCATTGCGGCCATCATCCTTTTCTTCCTCGGCAGCGAATCCATCCGCGGTTTCGCGGTGACGCTTGCGGTCGGCATCCTGACGACCGTCTTCACGGCTTTCACGTTGACGCGCTCGATCGTTGCCGTCTGGCTGAGCGCGCGCCATCCCCGGCATCTGCCGAAGAGCGTACTGACGCATCTTTTCGAGCACGCCAATATCCGCTTCATGGGGATCCGCCGTTATGTCTTTACGGCGTCGGCGGTCATTTCGCTGATCGCCATGGCCGCCTTTGCCACCGTCGGCCTGCACCTCGGCATCGATTTCACCGGCGGCTCGCTCATCGAAGTGACGGCAAAGCAGGGCAATGCCGAGATCGCCGATATCCACTCGCGCCTCAATGATCTCAATCTCGGCGATGTCAGTGTCGAGCGCACGGGCGGGCCGGCGAATGCGCGGATCCGCATCGCTTCCCAAGGCGGCGGCGAGAATGCCGAGCAGTCGGCGGCGACGCTGGTGCGCGGCGAGCTCCAGGAAGATTATGATTTTCGCCGCGTCGAGGTCGTCGGCCCCGCCATCTCGGGCGAATTGACGATGATGGCGACGCTCGGCGTGCTTGCAGCCCTTGCAGCGATCCTGATCTACATCTGGGTCCGCTTCGAATGGCAATTCGCGGTCGGCGCCATCGTCGCAACGCTGCACGACGTCATCATCATGCTCGGTCTCTTCGTCCTCAGCGGCATCGAGTTCAACCTGACGAGCATCGCCGCCGTACTGACCGTCGTCGGTTATTCCCTGAACGACACGGTCGTGGTCTACGACCGAATGCGCGAAAATCTCAAACGATACAAGAAGATGCCGCTGCCGATCCTGATCGATGCCTCGATCAATCAGACGCTTTCGCGCACCGTTCTGACCGCGGCGACGACGCTGATCGCCTTGCTGGCGCTCTTTCTCTTCGGCGGCGAAGTCATCCGCTCCTTCACCTTTGCGATGCTCTTCGGCGTCGCTCTCGGCACCTTCTCTTCGATCTATATCGCGGCTCCTGTCTTGATCGTCTTCCGGCTGCGGCCGAAGGCTCCCGACGGGGAAGAGAGCAACAAGACGGATGCTGGTGTAAAATCCGGCACGGTGGTTTGA
- a CDS encoding Mth938-like domain-containing protein — MAKGIEIRAAHFPGRAPIDAYGNGGFRFADMSHRGSILCLPSGIHGWDMDMSKPLSPENFRRVLDEAADIEVLLVGTGTELRRLPEELRLALKSRGISSDPMSTGAAVRTFNIMLAEQRAVAAALIAV, encoded by the coding sequence ATGGCAAAAGGCATAGAAATCCGCGCCGCGCATTTCCCCGGGCGCGCTCCGATCGATGCTTACGGCAATGGTGGCTTTCGCTTTGCCGACATGTCGCATCGCGGCTCGATCCTTTGCCTGCCCTCCGGCATTCATGGCTGGGACATGGATATGTCGAAACCGCTGTCGCCTGAAAATTTTCGCCGGGTGCTGGATGAGGCAGCCGATATCGAGGTTCTGCTCGTCGGTACCGGAACCGAACTTCGCCGCCTGCCCGAGGAATTGAGGCTGGCGCTGAAGTCGCGCGGCATCTCCTCCGATCCGATGAGTACGGGTGCTGCTGTGCGCACCTTCAATATCATGCTCGCCGAGCAACGTGCCGTCGCCGCGGCGTTGATTGCGGTCTGA